Sequence from the Magallana gigas chromosome 4, xbMagGiga1.1, whole genome shotgun sequence genome:
CCTGAATAAAAAGGTATTAGTGGACTAGAACACAGGATAAtggtaaaaaattacattttaatgcTTTCTATTATATTCCGTGATCAATAAATTCCTCTAAATGCAAAAAACTAATCAtgcactgcgtatgaatttacatgtaatttacataagtagtttcCAAACATTGATTTCTGTTATCggtttaaaaatatgatttatacatGTTGTTTAAAATCGTGTTTTACAATTATTCCACAGTAAAGTTGATACTATTGtttaaagcaaaatttcaagagttatttttttACGGGTTATATTGTCAATGCTCATATAAACAGTCTATCTGACAACCAGTGTAAACACTTTTTGGAACCAAATGTTCTTGCTATTACTCATTTACTCCCTACATGATCTGGAATTTATACcaatttatttaagtaatacATTTCATCgataagggaatgtaaatataagcattaaaataatatattatttttcgaCGTCCTCTGACAATAACTGCCGATATTTCGACAGACAAATTGTCATAATGcgttcaatttgtctgctcaactGACGGAGTAATTgtcacgacgacgtcaaaaataaatcattcaatgctataatgttAAATGTTATGATCCCTCCCTGATTATTGCGCAATTGCCTTACTTTTCAAAAATAGGACAACCACTATGTTATTTCGAAATAAAGGTAACCCATTAAAAATACTGAATAAACATACTAAAATGCGTTCAATAATTTCACTGATGAATAGTAAAAGTGGGAGTTTGATAAACAGTGTCATCTTTGTGACGTAAAGCCgcaaattttgttttacataaacTTCCGATGCGTATAATTATTTGACCTTCTAATAAACCAAGTGAGCAAGCAattatataatgataataaatgtCATTtgcctttttcttttttcatttcttgtaattttttatACTCCCCTACTAAGTAGAATTAGGCATTTGCCTATTGAGGATTTAGTAACAGTTAATAAAATAGGCGTGATTAAAGATTTATTTCCCAAACAGATTCactgttgttttttgtattaataataaaatatcatttatgttTAGTAGAAACGCCAGAAATTTGAATGGcgttactttttaaaaaaatcttgatttcTCGCAAAATTTGCGAGTGCAAacgtttgaaattaaattttttgattttacatctaatttttatataaagatcGCAATTTGGTAATAATTGAGCAAGAAGCATACAACCATACACAAGCACAACTTAAAACTATTAACGTTTTTAGTTGTTCCTTGCTGAACACTTTGATAACAGTTTTGTTTCGTAGTACTGATTCATAATGTTTAGAAACATTACATTACTTCGTCTAAAACAAATGTGTGGTAAACATACACTTCTTTTTCTTATTCTTGCCgtataaacaattgttacattttgtatagcatatacatgcattttctgAAATTCGTATCTCGAATATATTAGTAAGAAGAATTTGTtcatgaatgttttaatttggaTTGATTCCATAGATTGTCATTGTAGATAAAGCAACATTTTCTCAAAAGCAACTTTTCATTTCAATGTAAAGATAAATATAAGCTTTCgatttaaatgataatatttttgaaatatattgtttacaattaaCAACACaggaattataattatatatgtacctTTATGCATGCTTCTTTTATACCATCTGTactttctctaaaattaaattacattaagAGCAATTTGTTCTACAGTTATCAACATAAACTTCTTGTACCatgaattggaaaattgattCACTATATATAACCTATAGCctcaaatcaaaacaaacacGATTAAGCGAAtgcttagtactcagcggagatgtTTAAGTTAGTCGACATTTAAACCATATCGTACACCTTTTTCAGAAACGTAACAACCAAGACCCGACTAAATATTGGCGAAACGTTTTGTAGTCGGACTAACTTAAGCTAAAATTCATGCCTTTTTAAGAAATGGGCGCGTTGATTGTATAACAGAAATTTGATGAAAACGATAacgatgatgatgacgatgataaTGATaaggaggaggaggaggtaatgatgatgatgttgaCTATAATAGATAACATAGATTTGACTCgttgaaacaaacaaaatcctTATTAGATCTTTTCGAAAAAAATCCACATGCAGTTGCTAAATCAATGATGCACTGCTTCTTTACATAACtgcaaaattgttcaaaacaaaTCTATACAAGTAAAACACCCGGATAAAGTGCCAAAAAATCAGTTGGATACCAAGAAAATGCTCCTTATAAAATCCAACAGCAAATTATATTAAGTAGAGTCGATTTATTTCAATCTTTCATACCCTAGTTAATAATTCAAACTGGATTAGGATTTCAGATaggtttaatctttttttatctGTAACAGTTATCCTTGTTCTGAGGGCTCATTCATTATGCCCTGCTAATAAGTTTAATACTTAAATCTACGATGGTAAAATGAACTATTAATTAAACTTAGTGCTGTTTCGTAGTAGATTGAATTCAGTTATTTACGTTTTCAACATTTGAACATTAAACccatatattttaaaacgaaCAATTGCTGGCAAGTGTTAACACTTATCAGTTTACAGCAGTATTTCATCAAAAATGATTGCGCTATACTCTCCGAAAAATGTGGTTGTTTTTCTCATTTTTCTGTTTTGGAATATCTGTTATGCAACCGATCGAGCCCAGCTTTTCAAGGATGTCATCGATAAATACGATGTTCGAGTTGCCCCCTTTAACACAAAGGCAGATGCGGCTGCTTTCAGTCTTACAGTGAGTCTGATGTCGTTACGCCAGGTGAGTGAAAAGGACCAAACGGTTGCGTTATCGTTTTGGCTGTATATGGGCTGGATGGACCATCGTCTGACATGGAATCCGTCCTCCTATTCAGGAATTGACAGCATTGTCACTACATCGAAATACGTGTGGTCTCCTTCTtctatttgtttatataatgaGATAAATGAAGACAAGTGCCTTACTGCTGATAAGCTGGTAACGATTACGTCATTTGGATGGATGACGTATGTGACTTCACGTGAAAGTGTTACCCAGTGTGCCATTGACATTACCAAGTACCCGTTTGATTCTCATATGTGTAGTCTCTATTTTGGCAATCTAGTTGAAACTAtagattttttaacaataatggAGGATCAATCAGGATTTTTTCTGCAGTATTACACAGAGAGCGAAGAATGGGAGATGGTG
This genomic interval carries:
- the LOC136274411 gene encoding neuronal acetylcholine receptor subunit alpha-7-like; translated protein: MIALYSPKNVVVFLIFLFWNICYATDRAQLFKDVIDKYDVRVAPFNTKADAAAFSLTVSLMSLRQVSEKDQTVALSFWLYMGWMDHRLTWNPSSYSGIDSIVTTSKYVWSPSSICLYNEINEDKCLTADKLVTITSFGWMTYVTSRESVTQCAIDITKYPFDSHMCSLYFGNLVETIDFLTIMEDQSGFFLQYYTESEEWEMVETSLKKQLFVGNNLTYTQLHFNMKIKRRPMYVILSVLLPVIILSVLNIFCFVIPIESGEKMGTSMAIFLTFAVFLTIINDSLPKSDNTPYFSIFLVTQLIISGVTVVLQSIVLHIHFREAKGEEDENKVHPLDASEKDTTSGSRLNCVKLKCLKINSKMLEKLFMICVVVIDFVSLIYFLAIVKS